In Perca fluviatilis chromosome 11, GENO_Pfluv_1.0, whole genome shotgun sequence, the following proteins share a genomic window:
- the snai2 gene encoding zinc finger protein SNAI2, which produces MPRSFLVKKHTNSAKKPNYSELESPTVFITPHIYRSLPLPVIPQPEILSPAAYSPITVWTTSNLPLSPLPSDLSPISGYPSSLSDTSSKDHSGSESPRSDEDEQMLPKLTDPHGVDAEKFQCSLCSKSYSTYSGLLKHKQLHCDAQTRKSFSCKYCEKEYVSLGALKMHIRTHTLPCVCKICGKAFSRPWLLQGHIRTHTGEKPFSCPHCNRAFADRSNLRAHLQTHSDVKKYQCKNCSKTFSRMSLLHKHEESGCCVAH; this is translated from the exons ATGCCACGCTCTTTTCTGGTCAAGAAACATACAAACTCAGCAAAGAAGCCAAATTATAGTGAGCTGGAGAGCCCAACAG TGTTCATCACGCCGCACATCTACAGGAGTCTTCCCCTGCCTGTCATCCCCCAGCCGGAGATCCTGAGCCCGGCAGCGTACAGCCCCATCACAGTGTGGACTACCAGCAACTTGCCGCTGTCTCCGCTCCCTAGTGACCTCTCCCCCATCTCTGGATACCCCTCATCGCTCTCCGACACATCCTCTAAAGACCATAGCGGCTCTGAAAGCCCGAGGAGTGATGAAGACGAGCAGATGCTGCCCAAGCTGACAGACCCTCACGGAGTGGACGCAGAGAAATTCCAATGTAGTTTGTGTAGCAAGTCCTACTCCACGTACTCTGGACTGCTCAAGCATAAACAGCTGCACTGCGACGCCCAAACGAGGAAATCCTTCAGTTGTAAATACTGCGAGAAGGAGTATGTGAGCCTGGGAGCTCTCAAAATGCACATCAGGACTCACACGTTGCCTTGTGTTTGCAAAATATGCGGGAAAGCTTTCTCCAGACCGTGGCTGCTCCAAGGACACATCAGGACGCACACCG gagagaagccattcTCCTGCCCTCACTGCAACAGGGCTTTTGCGGACAGGTCCAATCTCAGGGCTCATCTACAGACCCATTCGGATGTGAAAAAATACCAATGCAAGAATTGCTCCAAAACCTTCTCCAGGATGTCTCTCTTGCACAAGCATGAGGAATCTGGTTGTTGTGTAGCACACTGA